The region atctttggatcatcccacggtttctctatgctatcatcccggtcggggaacttgaatctcttgtgcaactttgttaggagcaactgcctcaaatgttctttactccttaagtcatcgtcactAATGCTTGCGCATTCCCATAGGAtgtatcctacttggttcccatagcacttgtgaggttcttccggctctaatggctcaaacttgccaggtgccatctttgtgatcaccagtcgtccgatgccgagtttgttcggtttttgtatcctctgcttcttctgcttcttctcttcggtagcggcatcggcgccggtatctTCCTCGCCGGTACCTTCTCCACCGATCTCGGCACCGCCATCGGTGTCGGTgccatcggtgtcgatgtcggcgtcagtaccatcatcgaggccgacctgcaaaccttaacTGTGCTTAGCAGACAAAAAGTCAACGTACTATTGTTCAccatcataatccatctcgtctgcatcttggtcagaaggcccggtttctttgttgttcgacatttttcctatgattaagtcccctcgtttaattctaaaactataaaaaaaatgagaaatgacataaaaaagatctATGTTTGCCGGAATGCCGTTCCCAGCAACTCCCGGCACTCGATATGCCtaatttctagcacaagtcatgccaaaactcacataaaatttcggcatgacctttgctaaaaagtggacacattgagcgcctgaaattcaccagaatgaaaatgaatcaacattccggcgaatcataggccactcggatatccaaattccaaatatgacatgtccaaatcacatgtccacatatcacttgtccacttcaaatttgcatataacagggagaaaaatatagaacttgaagaaaaatgcAAGAAGTCATTTTTTTCACAAATATATTAAATAGAAATAGTTGCTTTAACTAATTTGTCCACTTcaaattctgttttttttaatagcaacaattgctttaactaaaaaaattgaATAGCAACAGTTACTTTAACTAATCCGTCCACTTCAAATTCTGTTTTTTAAATagaaacaattgctttaactaaaaatttAAATAGAAACAGTTGCTTTCACTAATCTGTGCTAGGTTTCATACTAattctaattaactaactagcacaataaaatttaaatagcaacaattgTTTTAACTAAAAAACTGCAAGAAATCTATATGATCAATTCTGTTTTTTCTTACACTAAANNNNNNNNNNNNNNNNNNNNNNNNNNNNNNNNNNNNNNNNNNNNNNNNNNNNNNNNNNNNNNNNNNNNNNNNNNNNNNNNNNNNNNNNNNNNNNNNNNNNNNNNNNNNNNNNNNNNNNNNNNNNNNNNNNNNNNNNNNNNNNNNNNNNNNNNNNNNNNNNNNNNNNNNNNNNNNNNNNNNNNNNNNNNNNNNNNNNNNNNNNNNNNNNNNNNNNNNNNNNNNNNNNNNNNNNNNNNNNNNNNNNNNNNNNNNNNNNNNNNNNNNNNNNNNNNNNNNNNNNNNNNNNNNNNNNNNNNNNNNNNNNNNNNNNNNNNNNNNNNNNNNNNNNNNNNNNGGACGAGGGCGAGTGCCGGGGTCGGGGGTGAGCGCCGGGACGGGGGCGAGCGCCAGGGTTGGGGGTGAGCGCCGGGGTGCGGCGAGGGCAGGGCTGCAGCGGCAATgacacgggggaagagagagtggggatttgggggaaagcaGAGGGGGAAGAAGCAGAGAGAGTGAGGATTTTGGGGGTTAAGTtgagatagcagtagcgcgttccgaataaatgcgctatagctaagttagctatagcacgtTGACACGGAAAGCCCTACTACTATTACAGGTAGCTATAGCATTTTTTCGCAGAAAGCGCAACTGCTATTACAGGTGGCTATAGCGTTTTTGtgtagaaagcgctactgctatagcgaGTACCTGTAGCAGTTTTCCTGTTtgtttcttctattttcttttcctttattttctctcccttttcttttcttttcttttccttttttccgagAGCAGTTAATGAAGGAAAGGTGATACAATGTATATAACTaaagcgatatatattgcatcatttgacgattAAGTATGTATACAAAATTGGAACATGTATATTACATCATTTTACCAATGCATAACGGCCAAGTGTGTACACAAAatatgaacatatatattacatcatttgaccgataaacgTACGGTTCCTCAACGTTGATGTTTTTTtttgagtgagcttctttcctttcttgttcgttgaagaataattgagcccctcattgtgacttttccttttccatggagtacgatctttcttaggtaatatagtattgattcttcttttgacgtatacttcatcgtcattgtcatcttccctcattggattGCCATACTGGTCGTAGTCTTccttgttggcgactccatccattccaatgatgttccttttgcctctcctcacgacaacacggctgggattgaacGGGTCGGTTAtgcagaagcattgtgtcacgtgcttagtgtgtacccatggctcgttttttgcgataatgttcatggtagcgctcttggcttcaagtatagtcatggtagtgaaataccggttttctctttcaacattcttagcccatctgacacagaacatcgcTGCGTTGTGCAGTCCagcgtagtcaagctcccagatctcctcgacccttccataaaatctctcagttgcgccgttgtcgctaccggtcatgcattccatcgtcacccctgagttctgatcgtcACTATCCATATCTTTGTCCTCCGTGTAtaacgtgtatccattgatatcgtatgcctgataggtgaCGAGGTTGGGCAAGGGACCATGCGCTAAggcatatatgagcaatccgtccttagagccctcttccggaggattagcaataatatgctctttgaaccaatgcaggaaagtcgagttgtgctctctagtaacttcggcgtccgtcctgcatacccccggtcacgatacttctttgcgataatttctttgtgcagtgccacgaaaggatctacctcgtctaggtgttatagcactaccaagtttgctctatcaaagtcgttgcgtcgatctgagtatgccacgtgcacttCCCTGCGACTGTTGGAGTGACCTTCTCTTTTGAgcctcccatcatgcttgttaacgggccaaccaacaccaacaccaggcggctggtccgcgccatatagaaaattctcgcagaaagagatgcactcttgtgtcagatagccctggacgatgctttcatccggatgggacatgttaggagcgaatcctttgatgataccattcatcctctcaaacggcatcatcttctgcaggaatgacggccccaggtctattatgtcgtccacaatatggtCACACAaatgcaccatgacgtcaaagaacgtgagcgggaagtacatctcaagctcattcagtatcacaatgatctcttcctgtagccttcggagctactTCAcattgatcgactttcgagagatgatgtcaaaaaagttgcagagaccaataagcgtgtcacggatgtgcttgtccattatccctctaagggcaacaggtagtatctacgtcatcatcacatgacagtaatGTGacgtcatcccgctgaaccttttcttgttcgtgtctagatatctgcttatcttgccacagtaaccggaactaacttcgaCTCCGGTaacgcacttaaagaattgatcaatCTCAGacggacttaaggtgaagcaagaaggggggcaataatcctcttcctttacttttttgaccttcttctcccgcgcctctgtctccgtctctatcTCGTATGACTTTTTACAGGGcgacatgtgcagatcttccctgatttccaaatcttgcaagtcttttcttgccttcggcccatccttggtcttattcggcatgttcatcagtgtcgcgagcaagctctcgaggacattcttacatatatgcatttgatcaaggcaattagGTGTGTCGATTTTGTgctagtactccaagtcccagaacacatacctcgtcttccataccttcagaagCAGCTCCGGCACCTTTTTCATTGTCTTTCTCGGCACGGGGCACTGTTCCCagattttcaacagctcatcgatttcggcaccgctcagcttacatggaggtcctcgatgctcggcGTAACCATTGAAtaaatctccacggtttctccacgagtCGTCCTTCTCAAGCCATCTTTgacgccccatgtacacgattttcccagacccgccctctttgcttgacgttagctgctgagacgtcgtatcatccatgcatcgcgtgcatccgcaatatccatggcacacctggcctgcgacatatccataaccgagatagttgtgcaccgtcgtgatcagtgcggctctcatgtagaaatactcgcctttgtgggcgtcccatgtcttggctagtgttttccataacgtgtctaactcctcttgaagtagccccacatATAGATTAATGTTATTTCCCGGTTGTTTCGACCCTTGAATCAGCattctcatgtgaatgtacttcgacttcatgcacaaccaggggtagGTTGTACatgcatacaaacacgggccatgtgctatggttggtgttctggttcccAAATAGATTCATGCCATCgccacacgcgccgagcacgatgttccttgcatcacattcaaaataccgataaaaGCCAttcaatgctctccactggcttccatccttgacgcgtctcagcttcggatcatctccatcgtcgggcttcttcctctcagcgtgccagcgcatgagctttgcttccttgggatctatgaaataccgctggagatggggagtgatcggtgagtaccatacaactttctggggagatttcttcccgacattcttgtatcgagaagcattgcacaccggacaacttgttttttccgcgtgctccttccgataaattatgcaatcattgatgcatgtatggtatctaacgtgcggcagatcaagagggcacacaatcttcttgacctcatccacactagtaggacatagattccccgcgggaagaacatcctttaggtacttgagatgctcatcaaggctagtgtcggtccatttgtttttagcctatcgtcttcaggagttggagcgtgaaactcaagtgggtcacctcaggattgcaaccatcatacaatgttatgttcgagtctaccaccagttgctgcagcttagcctcctctctagaagcagctctctcagtactcgtctccttgcaaagtagtgcttgaacatgagggtcccgcatgattgaacttagtatcGACGAACTCTGTGGCGTGGAGTCCATgttttctccgccgccatgtccgaccccttctccgctaccatgtccggccccttctcctccgccatgtccgaacCCTTcttcgccgccatgtccggcctcttccctgccgtcattatcgatcatctcttcgtcttgccccatgtcgtcattgcctgcccagtcggcgtcctcaacatcatcattctcatcttcaattatccaccgagaatagccatccatgaaaccagtcatgagcaggtgcgcttcgacacaaccatcgtcataggggtcgagccaaactattcctttgcatattcgacacggacataaaacctctgtcaagttattttctttcatgtcctacaCCGCCAACTGCAacgacctgtccaccatcgttccactaaccATCATGAACGCCTGCAcgataataataaacaaattgattataaaaatacgtgcatgcatcaaagtcatacaaaaattcggcatgaccttccttaaatataggacatatagagtttttccgaaattcgccgaaacggaaataaatcgatatTTCGGCACAACATAGGCAACTCAAGCACAATTCGGCGGCAACTCAagccacacacaatttccatcatatcacgtgattatgtcatatcgcacacatacacatatttccattcttgcaaaagcacaaatttttaatcacctatatctcgagatcgagcacgatgatgatgatgtcgatcGGTGTCACCACACACCTAGGGAAtgatcaaaagtggacaaagctTACTTCTTGAGATGGCTAGATCTAGTTAGGGAGGTACATCTGTCACTTCATTAAATGGGTAGATCTACCAAGCTAGTTGGGGAAGGAGATGACTTTATCTAGTggagggggaggaaaaagagaaaggagatgcattaatggaggtggtgtaagttagctaggagtaataaagagagagaaaggtaggtagaataaggagagtaatggggggagaagtagtgaggaagaagcaaagtgagggagagaggaggtgggaggtaggggaaagtgaggaagagaggatgggggagggagagggggagataaAAAGGTGGTTTATGctgcggcttagcagtagcgctggtcataAATCgcactaccactagtagaaaacggagctttagcgccggttcgtaagggcctttagtgccggttccataaccggcactaaagtgtgggcactaaagcccccccccccttcagtaccggttcggcacgaaccggcgctaaagtgccaccatgtggtgtgagctcgcgccctggtatgggggacctttagtaccggttggtgttaccaaccggtactaaaggtttttttttgaattttttttttgaaaattttgggaaaaaaattgattttttttcgatttttactttttctgaattatttgatgatttattctctaatcacctctcttaactgctcaagtgtggatcactcattccaaatcatctaacttcccgatcggtcacccatccctctcactactctagcccgagcacgcttaactttcgggttctattctccttcgtttctgagtctgcacttgttgttttcctgacaatagtaggatgtcaatcctattaaccctcaggagtttagcttgagcacgaagtcacacatttcaccgtttgagtttgaaactattattctaaaaaacagtaattatttagtaacactaatatttcttgaataagtttgaccatagtttgaccacagtttgaccatagtttgaccacagtttgaccatagtttgaccagatttgacaaaaattcaaaaaattgaaataattatttagtaacactaatattcttgaataattatgtagtaacattaatacttcttgaataagtagtttgaccagatttaaccaaaaaattttaaaaaaactgaaatttgaccatatctttttttccttttggaatttgaggattctaaaaaattccaaacaggccataggctgtctccatcggatgcggattttcgtgctgaattttttgatatattatacgtttttttccgacatcgtatgcaaaagttatagccgttttacattttccctacactttttgcaaaacatgtccaaattgtagttttcaaattttcctaactagtagatgtagtaatataactacctctcgaaggattttattttttgaagtttttatcattttcttttgattttttcagaactgaaatggcgacacacagggggggtagagtttgaaaattgccctatagtgccggtttgtgtcacaaaccggtactataggtcagacccctttagtaccggttcatggcacgaaccggtactaaaggttagacctttagtaccggttcgtaccacgaaccggtattaaaggtgatcatggggccccggcctgacgccagcctgccaccacccctttagtaccggttcgtgccacgaaccggtactaaaggttcaacacgaaccggcattaatgcaaatccgttcgaaccggcactaatggtaccattagtaccgggccaaaatcaaaccggcactaatgtgcttcacgtttgaccctttttctactagtgtactgcTATTAACGTAGCAGTAACGCGCTTACacctcacgcgctactgctaagtggggcccGCCATGTGGTCAGTTTCAAAAATAGCgacaattagcagtagcgcgtcctaaAAAAGCGCGCTATTACTATGACTTTATCAGTAGCGCGGTTATAGAGACCGCGCTACTCCTAAACATAGGGTGGCGGGAGCTGTCGGTCAATTTTAGTAGCAGTGTGGTTCCGCCGACCGCGCTAATGCTAAGTTAGTAGAAGTAGCGCTTGATTTTTTTCCTgcactgctgctaattagcagtagagcCGCCCCctgaacgcgctgctgctaagattccgtgtataaggttttccctagtagtgtaggtatgaagatactgacgatcgaatctcgggcaagtaacatactgatgacaaagggaataacatatgttatcAATaagggtttgaccgataaagatcttgtagaatatgtgagagccaatatgagcatccgggttccgctattggttattgaccgaagaggtgtctcggtcatgtctacatagttctcgaactcgtagggtccgcacgcttaatgttcgatgatgattttctattgtatgagttatgtgatttggcgaccgaatgttgttcggagtcccggatgagatcacgtacatgacgaggagtctcaaaatggtcgagaggtaaatattgatatataggatgatagtattcggacaccggaagtcttCCAGGGGTACTAGGTACGTagagggtcaccggaaggggttccgggcatccccccggcaactacatgggcctaatgggccaagagtgggacagACCGGCTGGTGTgccccatgtaggccgaaataGAGGGGGGAGGACAGAggagaagagagaagggaaggggagggattcggcctcccccttccttctctccccctcctccttccttcccccttcaggAATTATGGTAGGGGGGCGAATAGGattagggccccaagtaggattcctcctacttgggcgcccccttggctgccccctctccctcccacctatatatatgaaggggggaagcgcctagaacacacaatgttgattcctagccgtgtgcggcgcccccctccacagtttacgcctccagtcatattcacgtagtgcttaggcgaagccctgcgtggatcacttcaccgtcaccacgccgtcgtgctgacgcaactctccctcgacactttgctggatcaagagttcgagggacgtcatcgagctgaacgtgtgtagaactcggaggtgccgtacgttcggttctTGATCAGtcgaaacgagaagaagttcgactatatTAACTgcgttaacaaacgcttccgctttcggtctacgagggtacgtggacacactctccccctcttgttgttatgcatctcctagatagatcttgcgtgagcgtaggaatttttttgaaattgcattgcTACGTTTTCCTACAGTTGTGACATGTCAAAAATGCAAAAAACCCTATGGAAAACCAATGGCTTTATTGTCTAGTTAAACTATATGCTCAGCTAAATTATTAGTCACTAACACAGGTACAAAGTTTGGCGAAGATTCCTTGATGGCCAAGAGGACATTGCTTTGTGCCTTGCTTAGACGAATgtcttgcttgatgccttggttgaTACAGATCAAATGAAGAAGAAATTTTGGAGTAGGATTGAAGACTATCACACCTACATTGTGATCGTTCCTTTCCGACCACACTCAAGGAGGCAAGGCTCTGTTGCTCACCGGTGGGGTGTGATACAAGAGCAATGCAATTGATAGTCCAGTTGTGTTGATCAAATCAACATTGCACCACTGAGTGGGGTACCAATAACAGACTATGTGTGTATCATCCAAGAGCTATACACGCAACACAACAAGAAGTGTGGCACAAGCCATTTGCGTTGCACCATTGCTAGGGCTTGGTCCACTACATAATACATGCTATGTGGTGTTTTTGGACAAACTTGGTCGATTTGGTGGCTTCTGCATGAAGTATATGCATGTTTTAATTGAATTGTTCGATTGGATGAACCATATGCGTGTCTGTAGTTGAATTGTTGCATATAATGCATTTAAATCATTAGAATAATTGATTAAATACCGTGCAATCGTTTGAAATATATGTCACAAAAGATCAAAGAATTACTAAAACAATATTAGAAAGCCAAATATAGGGGTTCGATTAGGTCTGATCACTTTCTATTTTTCTCATTTTGAGGAGTTAAGGCCCGGGGAGCATTTGAGAAGTTATAGGGCTCTACCCCATAGGCATGTTTTAAGTTGTAGGTGAGGAGtattttttgtaaaaaaaaaagaGTTGCAGTTCAGGAGTCTAGGCCATGCTTTTTTCCCCGAGataactcaaaaaaaaaaaagcatgGCCTAGACTCTTATAAAAACAAAACAATCAGAACTACTCTTGACGGGGTATTTTTGTAGAAGAAAATCTGTAAACATTGGCGGCAGAGTCGCTTGGTCCTATCCACGGCTGCTCAGTTGATGCGCCCACAAGCGCACTCCATCGTGCACGCATGCATGTAGTGCAAAGAGTTACACCCCGTGCCCGGCTCTGTGCATTTTGCAATCTTGTGGCTTTGGGTTTTAGTGCCGCACCCACACCACGGCTATAAATAGGCGTGCGTCTCAGGATCGTTCTCGTGGCAACGCTTTCGTATAGGTGTACGTATAGACATCGATTACTCGTCGCAAGCAGCTGGTCTGCTGGTGACGTCTCCGGAATCATGGCAGCGAGCACTGGAGCCCTTGCTGCGGCTGTTTCAGCCGTGCTCGCGGTCACGGTATTGCTCGCCTCGCCGGTCGCCGCGGAGGAGGGGTGCACGCGGCGGCCGGTGGTGTTCGCGTTCGGCGACTCCAACACGGACACGGGCGGCACCGCGGCGGCGCTTGGGAGCTACCTCCCACTCCCGGAGGGCCGCACCCATTTCCGCCGCTCCACCGGACGGCTCTGCGACGGCCGCCTCGTCATCGACTACCTCTGTAAGTCGCACACGCAAATCCTGCCCCGCCACGTTGGTTGTACACTGCTCAAGTATTGGAGTGGAACAATAGTAACTGCTCCACTTGtcgcaaaaaaaaatcataaaaaaatagCAACTGCTCCACAGTAAGAGTGCAGTAATCCTAAATTTGAACAATAGTAACTGCTCCACTTGttgcaaaaaaatcataaaaaaatagCAACTGCTCCATGGTAAGAGTGCAGTAATCCTAAATCCTAACCACGTGACACATGTAGTAAGCAATCGAAACTATTAAAAAAAAAGAGTGCAGTAATCCTAAATCCTAGTCACGTGACACATGTGGTAAACAATTTAAATTATTTAAGAAAAAGAAGAGTGCGGTAATCCTAAATCTTACCTTGTATACTTTCATGAGACTTTGTCATTGCTCAGCTGGGCGGCAGTAAGATGCCGCCCTTTATTTTCGCGGTTTCCTCTTTTCCACAACATGCAGCCGTAGTGCTGTCATGCTCAATCTTCCGTTCGTGCCAGTCGACTTGTTTCGGGATAAATTGGTGGCCTGGAAGTATGATTAGTGCGCAGTAGCAACTACTAGAAGCGGCTGGAAGTTTGACTCCCTGATAGGACAAGCGCGCATGCATGCACGGTCCATCTCAAGGAATTGACACATGTAGTGCGCGCCGACGGGTTCCCACCGATCGAAATCAATCCTGGCTCATATCAtatggcttggtggtggtgtgagtgCCTTGAGCTTTCAAAGAAGCACTCTGAACGAGACCGAACGTGTTGTCTCAAAGAGCATCAGCTCGTGACTGCACGACGTACACTCCATACTTCGTCACCACAGGCTTTGGCATAGTTAGCAATGGATAGTCGTCGGACTTGTGCTCAGGCTTTTGACGGTTGTCACACAGAAAAATGCCGGCAGCGGTAACGGTAATTTATCTTGCTGATCTACCACCAATAGTAATAGCTATACAAATTCCGCTCTTCTCGTAGCACGTTGTTTGGTATCCTTGGTAGTTCCTTGACAATTACTGCGTGCGTGGGCGAATGTGCAGGTGAGAGCCTGAACATGAGCTACCTGAGCCCGTACATGGAGGCGCTGGGCTCCGACTTCAGCAACGGCGCCAACTTCGCCATCGCCGGCTCGGGCACCTTGCCGCGTGACAGGCCCTTCGCTCTCCACGTCCAGGTGCAGCAGTTTGTCCACTTCAAGCAGCGCTCCCTCCAGCTCATCAGCCAAGGTTCTTCAGTCTTCAGTAGTACTACACAGAAGGGTTGTGTGTCTGACCGATCTAATGCTAGTTGGTCTGCAGGCGAGAAGGCTCCGGTGGACGCGGAGGGTTTCCGGAACGCGCTGTACCTCATCGACATAGGGCAGAACGACCTCTCCGCCGCCTTCTCGAGCGGGCTGACCTACGATCACGTGGTCCATCATCGGATCCCGGACATGCTATCTGAGATACAGGATGCTATTGTGGTACTGCAAATCGATTAACCGCCAAATCATAATGCTCAGTCTCTTCTTTTGCCTGGCGCAGAACCCTAAAACTACTTGCTGTATATTCATGGGATATATGCAGACTCTGTTCTACGATGGAGCCAAGAACTTCTGGGTCCATGGCACCGGTCCGCTGGGCTGCCTGCCCCAGAAGCTTGCCGAAGCCATGAACTACGACGACGGCGATCTCGACGACAGCGGCTGCCTCAGAACGCTCAACAACGCTTCCCACGAGTTCAACGACCAGCTCTGCTCCGTCTGCCACAAGCTCACGTCGCAGCTCAAGGGCGCCACCATCGTGTACACCGACATCCTGTCCATCAAGTACGACTTCGTCGCCAACCACAGCGGCTACGGTGAGTCAATCGTTGAGCAATCCGTCGATCAACCTGGAGACACTGCATGCATACTCTGTTTTTTTGTTTACGGGCCGCTGATGTTTCAGGGTTTGAGGAGCCGCTCATGGCGTGCTGCGGCTACGGCGGGCCGCCTTACAACTACAACGTCAACGTGAGCTGCCTCGACCCCGGCTACCGTGTGTGCGAGGACGGCGGCAAGTTCGTCAGCTGGGACGGAGTGCACTACACCGACGCCGCAAACGCCGTCGTCGCGGCCAAGATTCTCTCGGCGGAGTTCTCGACTCCTAATGTTCCCTTCGGCTACTTCTGCAAGACATGATGGATGCTAGGTACCATTAGATCGAAGTGTCAGACATATA is a window of Triticum dicoccoides isolate Atlit2015 ecotype Zavitan chromosome 2B, WEW_v2.0, whole genome shotgun sequence DNA encoding:
- the LOC119365480 gene encoding GDSL esterase/lipase At1g09390-like isoform X1; this translates as MAASTGALAAAVSAVLAVTVLLASPVAAEEGCTRRPVVFAFGDSNTDTGGTAAALGSYLPLPEGRTHFRRSTGRLCDGRLVIDYLCESLNMSYLSPYMEALGSDFSNGANFAIAGSGTLPRDRPFALHVQVQQFVHFKQRSLQLISQGSSVFSSTTQKGCVSDRSNASWSAGEKAPVDAEGFRNALYLIDIGQNDLSAAFSSGLTYDHVVHHRIPDMLSEIQDAIVTLFYDGAKNFWVHGTGPLGCLPQKLAEAMNYDDGDLDDSGCLRTLNNASHEFNDQLCSVCHKLTSQLKGATIVYTDILSIKYDFVANHSGYGFEEPLMACCGYGGPPYNYNVNVSCLDPGYRVCEDGGKFVSWDGVHYTDAANAVVAAKILSAEFSTPNVPFGYFCKT
- the LOC119365480 gene encoding GDSL esterase/lipase At1g09390-like isoform X2, whose translation is MAASTGALAAAVSAVLAVTVLLASPVAAEEGCTRRPVVFAFGDSNTDTGGTAAALGSYLPLPEGRTHFRRSTGRLCDGRLVIDYLCESLNMSYLSPYMEALGSDFSNGANFAIAGSGTLPRDRPFALHVQVQQFVHFKQRSLQLISQGEKAPVDAEGFRNALYLIDIGQNDLSAAFSSGLTYDHVVHHRIPDMLSEIQDAIVTLFYDGAKNFWVHGTGPLGCLPQKLAEAMNYDDGDLDDSGCLRTLNNASHEFNDQLCSVCHKLTSQLKGATIVYTDILSIKYDFVANHSGYGFEEPLMACCGYGGPPYNYNVNVSCLDPGYRVCEDGGKFVSWDGVHYTDAANAVVAAKILSAEFSTPNVPFGYFCKT